A stretch of DNA from Gopherus evgoodei ecotype Sinaloan lineage unplaced genomic scaffold, rGopEvg1_v1.p scaffold_367_arrow_ctg1, whole genome shotgun sequence:
ggtggggggcagcagggggcgccggtctgcggggagcggggcaggggcagcaaggggtgctgggctgcagggagcggggcaggggcaacagggggcgctgggctgcagggagcggggcaggggcagcagggggcgccaggctgcagggagcggggcaggggcagcagggggcgccaggCTGCAAGGAGCGGAGCAGGGGAcgctgggctgcagggtggggggcagcagggggcaccgggctgcggggagcggggcaggggcagtagggggcactgggctgcagggagcgggacaggggcagcagggggcactgggctgcagggagcggggcagggacagcagggggcactgggctgcggggagcggggcaggggcagcagggggcgctaggctgcagggagcggggcaggggcagcaggggatgccgggctgcagggtggggggcagcagggggcaccgggctgcggggagcagggcaggggcagtagggggcgccgggctgcagggagcggggcagggacagcagggggcgctgggctgcggggagcggggcaggggcagtagggggcgctgggctgcggggagcggggcaggggcagcagggggcgccaggctgcagggagcggggcaggggcagcagggggcgccgggctgcagggagcggggcaggggcagcagggggcactgggctgcggggagcagggcaggggcagtagggggcgctgggctgcacgGAGCCAggcaggtgcagcagggggcgctgggctgcaggaaaCGGGGCGGGGGCTTGGCAAGGGGCACCGTGGGGGGGTACCCGGGCGGCGAGGAGCAGGGAGAGGTTGGGGCACTGtgctggagggtgtgggggggccagagtgagggggaaagagggcGCCGtgctggagggtgtgggggggacagGGGACGCTGAGCattgagggggcagcagggagcgcCCTCTCTGAGccactccccttctctcccaggcCAGAGCCACCAAGCCGCCGGAGGGCACCCAGGCCGTGGGGCCAGAGGAGCGGGAGGCGCCCCCTAGGGGCCGGAGGAGCGTGCCACGGCCCACCCtgaagctggaggaggaggaggaggaggaggaggaggaagacgaggaggaagaggaggacgacgaggaggaggaggacgaggaggaggaggaagcaaaggctctggagaggaaggaggcttctcgggggatgggggaagcctGGGCCCCAGGCCCTCAGGCGAGCAGCTCACCCCAGGAAATCAGGGGGTCCTGGCAGGAGAAGGGGGGGCTTATGGTCCCAGCACCCCAACAGACAGGAGTGCCCAGATCCCCAGCAccccaggaagtgggagggagccgATCTCCGACACCCCAGGAAGTGGGGTGGCCTGAGGCCCAGGGAATGGGGGGCCCCAGATCACCAGGGCCCCAAGAAAGGGGGtcagcccaggccctggagccCCAGGAGACAGAGGGGCCCATAGCTCCTGAGCCCGAGGAAAGGGGGGTGACCAGGCCCTCGGAATCCCAGGGAAGTGGGACAGCTGTGACTCCAGCCCCTGAGGAGAAGGGGGAGCCCAGCCTGCTAGACCCCCAGGAAAAGGGGGAGCCCAGTCTAATGGCTCCCCAGAAGAAGGAGGAGCCCAGCCTGCCAGCTTCCCATGAGAAGGgggagcccagcctgccagacccCCAGGAAAAGGGGAAGTCCAGCCCAACAGCCCCCCACCAGAAGGGGGAGCCCAGCCTACTGGCCCCCCACGAGACGGAGGAGCCCAGCCCACCAGCCCCCCAGGCAAAGGGGGAGGCCAGCCCACCGGCCCACCAGGAGAAGGAGCAGCCCAGCCCAACGGCTCCCCTGCTGGAGGATTTCTCAGAGAAGAAGGGAGTGGCTGGACTCCAGGAAAACAAGGGGGTCccccaggaggaggcagaggagccCCCTGAGATCTCACAAGAAGAGGGGGTGGCTGCAACcgccagctccccagcccctccccagctgaCAGAAGGGGAGGCACCAATGGCCCCCCCTGAGGAGgatgagccccctcccccactgctgacCAAGGAGGCCCCCCCCAGTCAGAAAAGGCCATCGGGGACCCAGCCAGcatcaccttcccctcccccccagcgccAGCAGAGGGGTGGGTCCAACTCAGACTCCGACTCAGACTCCACTTCCTCCGGATCCCGCTCCAGCCGTTCCGAGTCGCCCGCCAGGAAGCACCGGGCCTCacgctccagcagcagcagaaaggtgAGCCCTGAGccgcctgccctgctccctgtgtTATCTAGAACCCAACCCTACTCCAGAGCCATGTTCAGGGGGGCTAGGCCTGTTCCAGACCCAGTCTCGGTGTTCTAGatccccttccccaccagctCCCTGTGCGATCTAGAACCCGACCCTACGCCAGAGCCATCTTCAGGGGTGCTAGGCCTGTTCCAGACCCAGTCTTGGAGTTCtaaatcccctcccccaccagctccGGCTCCCTGTGCGATCTAGAACCCGATCCTACGCCAGAGCCATGTTCAGGGGTGCTAGGCCTGTTCCAGACCCAGTCTCGGTGTTCTAGatccccttccccaccagctCCCTGTGCGATCTAGAACCCAAACCTACGCCAGAGCCATCTTCAGGGGTGCTAGGCCTGTTCCAGACCCAGTCTTGGAGTTCTaaattccctccccctccagctccctgtgcGATCTAGAACCCGACCCTACGCCAGAGCCATCTTCAAGGGGGTTAGGCCTATTCCAGACCCAGTCTTGGAGTTCtaaatcccctcccccaccagctccGGCTCCCTGTGCGATCTAGAACCCGACCCTACGCCAGAGCCATGTTCAGGGGGGTTAGGCCTGTTCCAGATCCAGTCTTGGAGTTCTgaattccctccccctccagctccctgtgcGATCTAGAACCCAACCCTACGCCAGAGCCATGTTCAGGGGGGTTAGGCCTGTTCCAGATCCAGTCTTGGAGTTCTaaattccctccccctccagctccctgtgctATATAGAACCTGACCCTATGCCAGAACCATGTTCAGGGAGGTAGACCTGTTGCAGACCCAGTCTTGGAGTTCTAAatctcctcccccaccagctcCGGCTCCCTGTGCGATCTAGAACCCGACCCCACGCCATAGCCATTTTCTGGAGGACTGGGCCTGTTCCGGATCCAGTCTTGGTGTTCTAGatccccttccccaccagctCCTGCTCCTGTGTGATCTAGAACTCAACTCTACGCCAGAGCCATGTTCTGGAGGGCTAGGCCTGTTCCAGGCCTAGTCTTGGTGTTCTAGGTTGCAGCCTTCTCTTATAGACCCAAAAAGGTGCCCCATTTCTCCATGATCTAGTTCTGGGTCCCATTCCTGCTCCCCTTCCTGGGGTGCTGGGCTCGCTTCAGGTGCAGGGGGGCATTCTAGAGTCTAGCCAAGCTCCAGACCCTGCAGGGGCACCTGCCTCTCCATACAGATCCTGCCTCTGGCGCTGGCTATTAGTGACCATAACAGAGAAGCTGAACATCATGGGGGGCGCCCCCCCAGTAATATCTACATTCAGAAAGGGATCGATACCAACCGAGACTGCTGGTGACCCAGAAAATCAGAGGACCAGGGGAAAATGCTTGCAAACCGCAGGGAGAGTCAGGGAGGCTCAGTTTGCAGCTATTCTCCCGGGAAATAGTCGGGAGGAGGCTGGGAGAAGCCAAACGGGAGTCAGAGCAGGGACAGAGGAGCAGCTTGAAAGAGACAGCCGGTGCCACAGCCGGAGTGGCAGGAAGCCTGTCGGAAGCAGGGAGTGTGGCACGAAGGGAGCCCAAGGTCATGGCAAGACGCGCTCTCGGCATCGCTCCTCGCTGACCGGCCACGGGTCaattcccacctccctccccagccgCTCTCGGGGGGTGACGGGGCTGAGGACGCAGCACACGGTGATGACAACCTGGTGTGATGCCCCAGGCCCAGGCTCTGTGCTAGGGAACTGGCCTTGCGCCCAGCAAGCTGGCACCTCGCTCCCGTGACGCCCGTTTCTCCTGGCAGGGCCAGGCCCGGCTAAGCTCTAGCAAAGAGCCGCGGGATCGGCCCTGAGCTGGGCCCCACAGGCTGTAGGAAAGGAAATCTGCCTTGCCAGTCAGCCCATGGATCCATATGCAGGGATGGGCAGCGAGTATGGGCCAAGCTCCCTCCCCAAGGGCTCCTAGCCCAGTGAGCGGGGCAGGGCTCTCCTGGGTCAGTGACGCGCCGTGGGAACCCCAATCCTCGCTCGCCGCACAGCCGCCCTCGGGAAAGCTCCCGGCCGTTAGGAGAGAGCCCGAGGTCCCTGGGCGCCCAGTGCCCACCCCTGGCACCCCGCACGCAAAGCCACCCCCGAGCTCCAAGGCACTGGGAGAAAGGCCAGAGCCAGGCTGCGGGAGAGCCGGCAAAGCCTGGGCCTGCTCAGCGGGGAGCAGGGGCGACCGCGGGGCCACGGCACAGGGCTGTAAACTCCTGGCTGGGCCGGAGACAGGGACGGGGGCACCCGAGCCGGGGGCCAGGAAGATGCAGCAGGTTTCCAGCAGGCAGGATTTCCGTTAACCcttggaactcactgccaggggatgggcTGAGGCCAAAAGTGGAAGGGGGTTTGACACACAACGAGCCACATTCCTGGAGGCCGGGTCCAGCGATGGCTATTGGCCAAGCTGGTCAGGTACGCGACCACCAGCGCCAGTGGCCCCAGGAGCTGGCTGGCTCGCTGGATTGCCCTGTTCTGGCCAGTCGGACGCAGCGTGCTGGGCAAGAGGGGTCCAGTTCTTAGGTTCCAGAGCCTGTGATGTTCTAGACCCTGCCGACCCCCCCATCCGCTCCCAAATCTGTTCAGACCCCAACCCTCTCCAAACTCTACATCCTGGTTCCAGATCCAGCTGGCAGTTCTAGATCCTGACCAAATTCTCGAGCCCCAAGGAGCCAGACTCCTGCTCCCCATCCAGTCGATACTCTAGATCCAGCTCTAGGTCACCTCCCCCTATTCCAGATCTCACCTGGGGGCGATGCCTCACTAAAGCTCTGTCTGTTTATCTGGATGCCCCAGTCGCACAGCCCTGACGCCTCACGGGctggccccagctccccacacaccaaAGAGCCCTCCCCAGCAAGacagcaggaggcgctggagaGTCCCATGGCAGAGGGCAGACCGGCCACCTCGCCCCCGCCGGCCCCCCAGAGACGCCCCAGCCACGGGCACCGGCACAGCCCGTTGTCGCAGCAGGTATGAGAGAGGGGCACGGGGCCTTTTCCTCTGGGGGGTGTGGAATGAGGTACCGGGCTGTGCCCTCCAGGGGGCACTGGCTCCGATCCGGCCCCAGGGCCAGTGAGAGAATGGGCTGGGGGGCGGGAATGGGTCCCCTCTAACGCAGGCCCCTCGtctgcctctccccacagggCGGCTCAGAGACCCCAGGGGGCCCAGCCAGGGCAGTGCCCACGGGGGACCCGCCGCgccaggcagagcagaggcagcgtGCAAGGTAAGTGTGcagaggctgggagaggggcaggctcggacacctgggtccctgagccagggggtggggacagggatgggacatcgggggaggggcaggctcggacacctgggtccctgagccagggggtgggggcagggatgggacatcgggggaggggcaggctcggacacctgggtccctgagccagggggtgggggcagggatgggacatcgggggaggggcaggctcggacacctgggtccctgagccagggggtgggggcagggatgggacatcgggggaggggcaggctcgAACACCTGGGTCCctgagccagggggtgggggcagggatgggacatcgggggaggggcaggctcgAACACCTGGGTccctgaggcagggggtgggggggctgtgtgggctGGCAGTGGTGGTTAGGGCtgtgagctgggtggggagggtgttgatgggggcggggctgtgagcgaGGGGGGCTGCGgccggggtgggggttgggatgtgggggcggGACTGTGAGGAAGGGgctgcgggggggcggggctctgggccggggggcgggggctgagggGGGCGAGGCTCTGGGCCGGGGGGAGGCTgaggggggcggggctctgggccggggggcgggggctgcagggggtggggccgagctgggggctgcagggggcggggctcggggccgagctgggggcggggccgggggctgagggggcggggctcggggccgagctgggggctgagggggcggggctcgggccgagctgggggctgagggggcggggctcgggccgagctgggggctgagggggcggggccgagctgggggctgagggggcggggctcgggccgagctgggggctgagggggcggggccgagctgggggctgagggggcggggctcgggccgagctgggggctgagggggcggggccgagctggggcctgagggggcggggccgggggctgagggggcggggccgagctggggcctgagggggcggggctcggggccgagctgggggctgagggggcggggctcgggccgagctgggggctgagggggcggggccgagctgggggctgagggggcggggctcgggGCCGAGCTGGGGcctgagggggcggggccgggggctgagggggcggggccgagctggggcctgagggggcggggccgggggctgagggggcggggccgagTTGGGgcctgagggggcggggctcggggccgagctgggggctgagggggcggggccgagctgggggttgagggggcggggccgggggctgagggggcggggctcgggccgagctgggggctgagggggctgcagggggcggggctcggggccgagctgggggcggggggctgcggcGGCGGCCCCGCCCCCGCGCGGGGGCTGCTGGGAAGCGGTAAAATGGCCGCCCCGCCCGCTCGCCGCCTGCCGCTGCCCCGGCCCGGTCCGCAGCCCTGAGCCGCCATCGCCGCCGCCATCGCCATGCCGGGCCCGCGGGCCCGCGGGTGAGACCCGCCGGGCCCCCCCTTCATCGCCCCCGGCGGGGGAGCTCCCGGGCGCGGGCGGGGagcgctggggggcaggggatggggagctggggggcgatGAGGCCGGGAGGGATGGGGGGTGAAGGATGGGGTTTGGGGGAGtagggagagctggggggggcaggggctggggttggggggcagggagagctgggggggctggggttggggggcagggagagcagggggtgcaggggctgggtgtgtggtggggtgggggtgaaggatggggtttggggggttggggagagCTGGAGGTGcgatggggcagggagagctgggggtgcagggtctgggcgtgtgatggggtgggggtgaagaaTGGAGTTTGGGGGAGTagggagagctgggggggcaggggctggggtttggggggcagggagagcaggaggtgcaggggctgggtgtgtgatggggtgggggtgaaggatggggtttggggggttggggagagCTGGAGGTGcgatggggcagggagagctgggggtgcagggtctgggcgtgtgatggggtgggggtgaaggatggggtttggggggttggggagagCTGGAGGtgcgatgggggtggggagagctgggggtgcaggggctggggttggggggcagggagagcaggaggtgcagggtctgggcgtgtgatggggtgggggtgaagaaTGGAGTTCGGGGGAGTAgggagagctgggggtgcaggggctggggtttggggggcagggagagcaggaggtgcagggtctgggcgtgtgatggggtgggggtgaagaaTGGAGTTCGGGGGAGTAGGGAGAGCTGGGgttgcaggggctgggggtgtgataggagggctggggctttggggggtgtgatggggtgggggtgaagtGGCTTTGGGATGAGCGAGTGAAGGGATATAGGGCACCCACCCCCCAGTAACGCCCCATTTCCTCCCAGTagccaggaggagaaggaggaggtgcCTATGGAGTTGGAGCCCCGCCAGGCTGGCACTAGCCCCCCGACCGGCCCCACTGCTCAGCCCCCCGGCCCCAACGAGCTCCCCGACGGGGGGCCTGAGGACGAGGAGAAGAAAGAGGTAGCATGGCGGGGTGCTCTGTGGCGTGATGGGCAggtgggggtcccaggggggtaGCTCggccagcatggggcagggcatgggTTGGGGAGCGCCAATGGGGAGGACTTTGCTGGCAAaaccagggtgggggaggggtctgcCCCCTTTCCAAGGCTTTTGGGGGTGTCTCCGCCACTTCCAGAGTTGCTCATAGTGGAGGAGACGGGGGGGGGCTGGAATAAGCCTGCATGTGCTGCCAGCCAATTTGGGGGTGCTCTCCTGGGCACCCCTAGCCACAGGAGGGTTTCGGgatcccctgccagagccagccAAGCCTCCCCCTGGCCCCCCGTTAGCTGTAATTTGGGGacgcagggcctggggctgcgggaggggagagggggttggTTCTGCACAGTGTCGCCTTGTCATGAGGTTCATCTCTCCCGAGCTCCACCCTGATCCTCGGTGCTCCCCCTGCCCCGGCTGGGGGcaccccctctcccagagccgccTCCGGGGACAGGCaggcccccccgcagccccccaatCCCCCGTTGACCttctcctctggactcctctGTTCTGATCCACGTTTTTAAAGAGCATCCGGCCCAGCGGGCACACACGCCAGAGAGATgcggagagagagacagagagcgggcggggggaggggagcatgaaccccggcgtccgggcgATTCAAGCTCCCAG
This window harbors:
- the LOC115641840 gene encoding apoptotic chromatin condensation inducer in the nucleus-like isoform X3; the encoded protein is MQPGLQAQLLKLTVPCHFPASGKSYPISRERNDSDEEGTRRQERRSTRVRQARATKPPEGTQAVGPEEREAPPRGRRSVPRPTLKLEEEEEEEEEEDEEEEEDDEEEEDEEEEEAKALERKEASRGMGEAWAPGPQASSSPQEIRGSWQEKGGLMVPAPQQTGVPRSPAPQEVGGSRSPTPQEVGWPEAQGMGGPRSPGPQERGSAQALEPQETEGPIAPEPEERGVTRPSESQGSGTAVTPAPEEKGEPSLLDPQEKGEPSLMAPQKKEEPSLPASHEKGEPSLPDPQEKGKSSPTAPHQKGEPSLLAPHETEEPSPPAPQAKGEASPPAHQEKEQPSPTAPLLEDFSEKKGVAGLQENKGVPQEEAEEPPEISQEEGVAATASSPAPPQLTEGEAPMAPPEEDEPPPPLLTKEAPPSQKRPSGTQPASPSPPPQRQQRGGSNSDSDSDSTSSGSRSSRSESPARKHRASRSSSSRKISPGGDASLKLCLFIWMPQSHSPDASRAGPSSPHTKEPSPARQQEALESPMAEGRPATSPPPAPQRRPSHGHRHSPLSQQGGSETPGGPARAVPTGDPPRQAEQRQRASSQEEKEEVPMELEPRQAGTSPPTGPTAQPPGPNELPDGGPEDEEKKEVTAQHKAFKRKISVVSAKGAAAGNSDTEGGQSGGRKRRWGSSTAATQKKPSISITTESLKSLIPEMKPVVGQEAVVDLHADDSRISEDEGERHGEPPAHEKGLKICRTVTQVVPAEGQENGQGEEEEEEEKEPEEEQPQASQVTAELPLPPPVEHEVKKVTLSDTLTRRSISQQRSGVSITIDDPVRTAQLPSPPRAKPSPIVHICNLVRPFTLGQLKELLGRTGTLVEEAFWIDKIKSHCYVTYSTVEEAVLTRNALHGVKWPQSNPKFLCADFAEQDELDFHRGLLPERAVEAAAAPGPGLAGGRGSRRSAPREPERAVREQWAEREREMERRERTRAEREWDRDKVREGPRSRSREHRHKEPPKAKEKKGEKKEKAPEEPPAKLLDDLFRKTKAAPCIYWLPLTDTQFVQKQAERAARGSGGAEQGAARPSTHRLSRSSCRSRRSGQPGDQGEQSRGLPGDWGLPGLALTPSLAVRAEAGRAGSPGIRGNRAGGSPGIGGSPGFGGCPA
- the LOC115641840 gene encoding apoptotic chromatin condensation inducer in the nucleus-like isoform X2, which codes for MQPGLQAQLLKLTVPCHFPASGKSYPISRERNDSDEEGTRRQERRSTRVRQARATKPPEGTQAVGPEEREAPPRGRRSVPRPTLKLEEEEEEEEEEDEEEEEDDEEEEDEEEEEAKALERKEASRGMGEAWAPGPQASSSPQEIRGSWQEKGGLMVPAPQQTGVPRSPAPQEVGGSRSPTPQEVGWPEAQGMGGPRSPGPQERGSAQALEPQETEGPIAPEPEERGVTRPSESQGSGTAVTPAPEEKGEPSLLDPQEKGEPSLMAPQKKEEPSLPASHEKGEPSLPDPQEKGKSSPTAPHQKGEPSLLAPHETEEPSPPAPQAKGEASPPAHQEKEQPSPTAPLLEDFSEKKGVAGLQENKGVPQEEAEEPPEISQEEGVAATASSPAPPQLTEGEAPMAPPEEDEPPPPLLTKEAPPSQKRPSGTQPASPSPPPQRQQRGGSNSDSDSDSTSSGSRSSRSESPARKHRASRSSSSRKISPGGDASLKLCLFIWMPQSHSPDASRAGPSSPHTKEPSPARQQEALESPMAEGRPATSPPPAPQRRPSHGHRHSPLSQQGGSETPGGPARAVPTGDPPRQAEQRQRASQEEKEEVPMELEPRQAGTSPPTGPTAQPPGPNELPDGGPEDEEKKEVTAQHKAFKRKISVVSAAKGAAAGNSDTEGGQSGGRKRRWGSSTAATQKKPSISITTESLKSLIPEMKPVVGQEAVVDLHADDSRISEDEGERHGEPPAHEKGLKICRTVTQVVPAEGQENGQGEEEEEEEKEPEEEQPQASQVTAELPLPPPVEHEVKKVTLSDTLTRRSISQQRSGVSITIDDPVRTAQLPSPPRAKPSPIVHICNLVRPFTLGQLKELLGRTGTLVEEAFWIDKIKSHCYVTYSTVEEAVLTRNALHGVKWPQSNPKFLCADFAEQDELDFHRGLLPERAVEAAAAPGPGLAGGRGSRRSAPREPERAVREQWAEREREMERRERTRAEREWDRDKVREGPRSRSREHRHKEPPKAKEKKGEKKEKAPEEPPAKLLDDLFRKTKAAPCIYWLPLTDTQFVQKQAERAARGSGGAEQGAARPSTHRLSRSSCRSRRSGQPGDQGEQSRGLPGDWGLPGLALTPSLAVRAEAGRAGSPGIRGNRAGGSPGIGGSPGFGGCPA
- the LOC115641840 gene encoding apoptotic chromatin condensation inducer in the nucleus-like isoform X4, translated to MQPGLQAQLLKLTVPCHFPASGKSYPISRERNDSDEEGTRRQERRSTRVRQARATKPPEGTQAVGPEEREAPPRGRRSVPRPTLKLEEEEEEEEEEDEEEEEDDEEEEDEEEEEAKALERKEASRGMGEAWAPGPQASSSPQEIRGSWQEKGGLMVPAPQQTGVPRSPAPQEVGGSRSPTPQEVGWPEAQGMGGPRSPGPQERGSAQALEPQETEGPIAPEPEERGVTRPSESQGSGTAVTPAPEEKGEPSLLDPQEKGEPSLMAPQKKEEPSLPASHEKGEPSLPDPQEKGKSSPTAPHQKGEPSLLAPHETEEPSPPAPQAKGEASPPAHQEKEQPSPTAPLLEDFSEKKGVAGLQENKGVPQEEAEEPPEISQEEGVAATASSPAPPQLTEGEAPMAPPEEDEPPPPLLTKEAPPSQKRPSGTQPASPSPPPQRQQRGGSNSDSDSDSTSSGSRSSRSESPARKHRASRSSSSRKISPGGDASLKLCLFIWMPQSHSPDASRAGPSSPHTKEPSPARQQEALESPMAEGRPATSPPPAPQRRPSHGHRHSPLSQQGGSETPGGPARAVPTGDPPRQAEQRQRASSQEEKEEVPMELEPRQAGTSPPTGPTAQPPGPNELPDGGPEDEEKKEVTAQHKAFKRKISVVSAAKGAAAGNSDTEGGQSGGRKRRWGSSTAATQKKPSISITTESLKSLIPEMKPVVGQEAVVDLHADDSRISEDEGERHGEPPAHEKGLKICRTVTQVVPAEGQENGQGEEEEEEEKEPEEEQPQASQVTAELPLPPPVEHEVKKVTLSDTLTRRSISQQRSGVSITIDDPVRTAQLPSPPRAKPSPIVHICNLVRPFTLGQLKELLGRTGTLVEEAFWIDKIKSHCYVTYSTVEEAVLTRNALHGVKWPQSNPKFLCADFAEQDELDFHRGLLPERAVEAAAAPGPGLAGGRGSRRSAPREPERAVREQWAEREREMERRERTRAEREWDRDKVREGPRSRSREHRHKEPPKAKEKKGEKKEKAPEEPPAKLLDDLFRKTKAAPCIYWLPLTDTQFVQKQAERAARARERERRRKELEEEEVRQRERSRQAEREKRREHSRERGAGGAPGAAGGAERGGRERREAKRHSRSRSRSTPVRDRGGRR
- the LOC115641840 gene encoding apoptotic chromatin condensation inducer in the nucleus-like isoform X1; this translates as MQPGLQAQLLKLTVPCHFPASGKSYPISRERNDSDEEGTRRQERRSTRVRQARATKPPEGTQAVGPEEREAPPRGRRSVPRPTLKLEEEEEEEEEEDEEEEEDDEEEEDEEEEEAKALERKEASRGMGEAWAPGPQASSSPQEIRGSWQEKGGLMVPAPQQTGVPRSPAPQEVGGSRSPTPQEVGWPEAQGMGGPRSPGPQERGSAQALEPQETEGPIAPEPEERGVTRPSESQGSGTAVTPAPEEKGEPSLLDPQEKGEPSLMAPQKKEEPSLPASHEKGEPSLPDPQEKGKSSPTAPHQKGEPSLLAPHETEEPSPPAPQAKGEASPPAHQEKEQPSPTAPLLEDFSEKKGVAGLQENKGVPQEEAEEPPEISQEEGVAATASSPAPPQLTEGEAPMAPPEEDEPPPPLLTKEAPPSQKRPSGTQPASPSPPPQRQQRGGSNSDSDSDSTSSGSRSSRSESPARKHRASRSSSSRKISPGGDASLKLCLFIWMPQSHSPDASRAGPSSPHTKEPSPARQQEALESPMAEGRPATSPPPAPQRRPSHGHRHSPLSQQGGSETPGGPARAVPTGDPPRQAEQRQRASSQEEKEEVPMELEPRQAGTSPPTGPTAQPPGPNELPDGGPEDEEKKEVTAQHKAFKRKISVVSAAKGAAAGNSDTEGGQSGGRKRRWGSSTAATQKKPSISITTESLKSLIPEMKPVVGQEAVVDLHADDSRISEDEGERHGEPPAHEKGLKICRTVTQVVPAEGQENGQGEEEEEEEKEPEEEQPQASQVTAELPLPPPVEHEVKKVTLSDTLTRRSISQQRSGVSITIDDPVRTAQLPSPPRAKPSPIVHICNLVRPFTLGQLKELLGRTGTLVEEAFWIDKIKSHCYVTYSTVEEAVLTRNALHGVKWPQSNPKFLCADFAEQDELDFHRGLLPERAVEAAAAPGPGLAGGRGSRRSAPREPERAVREQWAEREREMERRERTRAEREWDRDKVREGPRSRSREHRHKEPPKAKEKKGEKKEKAPEEPPAKLLDDLFRKTKAAPCIYWLPLTDTQFVQKQAERAARGSGGAEQGAARPSTHRLSRSSCRSRRSGQPGDQGEQSRGLPGDWGLPGLALTPSLAVRAEAGRAGSPGIRGNRAGGSPGIGGSPGFGGCPA
- the LOC115641840 gene encoding apoptotic chromatin condensation inducer in the nucleus-like isoform X5 yields the protein MQPGLQAQLLKLTVPCHFPASGKSYPISRERNDSDEEGTRRQERRSTRVRQARATKPPEGTQAVGPEEREAPPRGRRSVPRPTLKLEEEEEEEEEEDEEEEEDDEEEEDEEEEEAKALERKEASRGMGEAWAPGPQASSSPQEIRGSWQEKGGLMVPAPQQTGVPRSPAPQEVGGSRSPTPQEVGWPEAQGMGGPRSPGPQERGSAQALEPQETEGPIAPEPEERGVTRPSESQGSGTAVTPAPEEKGEPSLLDPQEKGEPSLMAPQKKEEPSLPASHEKGEPSLPDPQEKGKSSPTAPHQKGEPSLLAPHETEEPSPPAPQAKGEASPPAHQEKEQPSPTAPLLEDFSEKKGVAGLQENKGVPQEEAEEPPEISQEEGVAATASSPAPPQLTEGEAPMAPPEEDEPPPPLLTKEAPPSQKRPSGTQPASPSPPPQRQQRGGSNSDSDSDSTSSGSRSSRSESPARKHRASRSSSSRKSHSPDASRAGPSSPHTKEPSPARQQEALESPMAEGRPATSPPPAPQRRPSHGHRHSPLSQQGGSETPGGPARAVPTGDPPRQAEQRQRASSQEEKEEVPMELEPRQAGTSPPTGPTAQPPGPNELPDGGPEDEEKKEVTAQHKAFKRKISVVSAAKGAAAGNSDTEGGQSGGRKRRWGSSTAATQKKPSISITTESLKSLIPEMKPVVGQEAVVDLHADDSRISEDEGERHGEPPAHEKGLKICRTVTQVVPAEGQENGQGEEEEEEEKEPEEEQPQASQVTAELPLPPPVEHEVKKVTLSDTLTRRSISQQRSGVSITIDDPVRTAQLPSPPRAKPSPIVHICNLVRPFTLGQLKELLGRTGTLVEEAFWIDKIKSHCYVTYSTVEEAVLTRNALHGVKWPQSNPKFLCADFAEQDELDFHRGLLPERAVEAAAAPGPGLAGGRGSRRSAPREPERAVREQWAEREREMERRERTRAEREWDRDKVREGPRSRSREHRHKEPPKAKEKKGEKKEKAPEEPPAKLLDDLFRKTKAAPCIYWLPLTDTQFVQKQAERAARGSGGAEQGAARPSTHRLSRSSCRSRRSGQPGDQGEQSRGLPGDWGLPGLALTPSLAVRAEAGRAGSPGIRGNRAGGSPGIGGSPGFGGCPA